The Oncorhynchus mykiss isolate Arlee unplaced genomic scaffold, USDA_OmykA_1.1 un_scaffold_246, whole genome shotgun sequence genome has a segment encoding these proteins:
- the LOC118948711 gene encoding suppressor of cytokine signaling 1-like, with product MVAHSAVEEQDTTTKAPSSSSSPSRPLGASSTFLSTPHSDHHTTSPPPSSSSSSSSVSQSHRPRPSNQCVASPIPGPDLLDHQPPLPLLDPVPTHFPLFPCKVDFLLITRTAAMLERSGFYWGPLGVEEAHNRLKDVATGTFLIRDSRQTDVFFTLSYRAANGPVSVRIVYKGQRFSLAGSEHSFPCLFLLLEHYINSSKKSLTVPYRKQRPTLQELCRKQVAESCGGEVERVARVPVNPVLKHFLLEFPYRI from the exons ATGGTCGCTCACAGCGCTGTGGAAGAACAAGACACAACAACAAAAGCACCATCGTCATCGTCATCACCTTCTAGACCTCTAGGCGCCTCCTCCACCTTCCTCTCGACTCCACACTCGGACCACCACacaacctcaccaccaccatcatcatcgtcatcgtcATCATCAGTCTCCCAGTCACACCGTCCGCGCCCATCCAACCAGTGTGTGGCGTCCCCTATCCCAGGACCAGACCTGTTAGACCACCagccccctcttcccctcctggACCCAGTGCCCACCCACTTTCCTCTGTTCCCCTGCAAGGTAGACTTCCTGTTGATCACTCGGACGGCCGCCATGTTGGAACGTTCCGGCTTCTACTGGGGCCCGCTAGGAGTGGAGGAG GCTCACAATCGACTGAAGGACGTTGCCACGGGAACATTCTTGATCCGGGACAGTCGTCAGACAGACGTCTTCTTCACGCTGTCCTATCGCGCGGCCAACGGCCCGGTCAGCGTACGCATCGTCTATAAGGGACAACGGTTCAGCCTGGCAGGAAGTGAGCACTCTTTCCCctgcctcttcctcctgctcGAACACTACATTAATTCCTCTAAGAAAAGCCTGACCGTTCCGTACAGGAAGCAGCGCCCTACGCTCCAGGAACTGTGCAGGAAACAGGTCGCGGAGTCGTGTGGCGGTGAGGTGGAACGGGTCGCCAGGGTCCCCGTCAACCCAGTCCTAAAACACTTCCTGTTAGAGTTCCCGTACAGGATATGA